Part of the Falco rusticolus isolate bFalRus1 chromosome 2, bFalRus1.pri, whole genome shotgun sequence genome is shown below.
TGACTCTCAGGCTTGCTCAGAGAGTGGTAACCATCTAGCCATGGTACTTCAGGTCTCAGCATCAGTGAACGAAAAACATACTGAAGAGGAGCATTGACTAGTGTGTACATTAATATCCCTAATAACATGAGGGAGGGAATAAACACGGGATTACTAAAACTGGAAATGATGGTACACAGGTTGTATAGGTAGTATAGAAGTATCAAAGATAATACATAAATAACAGAGCAGATTTTAAGAGAATGAAATTATGAGAAGAATGTAACAGCAGGAGATTTCTCTCAGGAAGATGAAGCCAGAGAATGGTGATGAAAAGTGAGTATATATCTTTGAAGGACAAGTTGCCACATTGAAACAGtaatcctggaaaaaaaccagaggtGAGAGtcaatgaataaaaaatacatttaaatggAACAGGAGctcaaaacaaacacagatattttcctttaaacttcCTCTGCAAGCTTCTACTTGCAGCTTCTATGCAATTTCTGATTCTTCACCATACCACATCATACATTTTAGATTGCCACGTATTTTAGACTGCAATATTTGTTCCCAGCCAGGAGTGCATTTGAATTATGACTTGCTGAAGAACAGTATCAGATGCTTTGCTGAAGACCAGTatgacagctgctgctttccctttccatcTAACTGACACCCTCAACCTGTGAGCACTGCATCTGGCAGTTGGAAGGTTTGATCCCagtatatgtgtgtgcacaggtttagcaggagaagcagctgtgagCTGTATTTACTTCTAAAGTGGAGTGACAAATCTCAGCTCAGCTTGCTATGGATCAGGTACTTTTAGAAAACAATGTCTAGAGATACAGATGAAGTTTTACTTGTTACCATAGCCAAGTGTCACAAACTGTCTAATTCCCTCATGCGCTGAAATTGGTATTTGTATCTCACTGCAGGAAATGGGATGATTACAAACTGGGATTTGGGAAATTCCAGGGCAAGAATGATGAATACTGGCTGGGCAATGACCACATCCATGACCTGCTCGCTAGAGGTGCAAGTATTTTCCCTCCACAGATTTCTTTCCAATTTGCGTGAGATAGCTCATCCATCTAACAAGACACCACTTTGTGTTTAGGAGAGTGCTCATTAAAGATTGACCTGATGGACTGGCAAGGGGAAAGACGTTATGCAGTTTATGAAAATTTCCAGCTTGCAAATGAGCAGGTAAGAAATTGAGAGTGGTGATCTGCTTGGTTTGTCTGTGAGGTTGGGGCATCTGCATATGCAGCATCAGACTTCAGTATCAGGGTTGTAATTACAGTGTTGCAAAACTTACCTGCTCTGGTTCCCTGGGATTCCAGGTTTGGCTGTTTGACAAacagccctgggagcagggaccTAAGCCTGGGACTGCTTCCTCACAACCACTGAGTGCCCAAGCCAGCAGGTCACCTCTGTGTGTGCTCTTTTGCTAACTCAGCTGCTGCACGGAGGGCAGCTCTCCGCCACAGGGCGCAGGGATTCCCACATTCATTTGCCTCCAGCCCCATGGTCTTCTGTGAGGTAAGAGACAAGGGTTTGAACCTCTGCAATGAAACTGAACcctgttttcctgcttcctAGGAGAGTGTTTCAGGCTGTCACATAAAAGGCAATTGCCAGAACAAACtctactttgttttaaaagaaaacagtgaactGTAATCCAAGCTTTGGAAGAGCAGTTATAAGTTCCTATCTTGAAGAAAGGTACCTGTACTACTACACTTGGTGCTACGGACACAGAAGACCCAAAGACAGACACATccctgtattttcatgtttgcttctAGCTTTAGACGGTGTCACGCTCAGTATTAGTGCTGTTCTTTGCAGGCTTGCCTGTCTGAACACACCATGCCTAAGTGGCCCAAATACCCAGGGACATGAGTTCCATTGCATGGACCAGTCCTAGTTCCAACTCCATGACCACTCCAGAAATTTATGCATTACATTCAGTTTGCCATTAGTTTTCTTATGAAAAGTTTGAACAGCTTCATTTTAATACCTTACTGCtatttttcataaacaaaagTGGAATATGATGACAGGAAAAAGCCCACACCACAAAAGTAATCATCCATCTTACATCAAACATCTCTTAGATCTGTTAGCCGTGCACAATGGAACTATTCTTCTAAGTATTCCTACCAGGACTAGACCATTTAGCTAGAAATCAGATGGCTTCTAGTTCCTGGAAGAGCAAAATTCCTAAGGAGTTATTCTAGCTGAACAACTGACCAGTTTATGAAGGCAACTACTTGGCACAGTTTTCTGCCAGGTTGTTCTTGATGAGCTAGGAAGAGCCTTCCAGCTTGTTGTATAGTGCATCAAATGTTTATTGAAAGACAACAAAGCCTGAAGCCTGTTGTAGCAGCAGCTACTAGCAATCCCTTCTGGAAGTTTAAACCCCGCATTGATCTACACTAGGATCATTAAAGCACGGGGCCAAAACTCACCCTTGACTTCAACAGTCTTGCCTTTGACAGTGGATACAATGGCCAGAGAAAAGTTGATCTCAAAAGTGGGAGGAAGGGCAGAAAGAGCTGATAACAAAGACGTTTCACATGTTCTTGCAGGACAATTACAGGTTATGGTTTGGCACCTACTCTGGTAACGCTGGCGACGCTCTGTCTGGTGGGAGCAATTTTGAAGATCAGTGGTCAGCCTCTCACAGAGGGATGCAGTTCACCACATCTGACAAGGACCACGATCGATTCCTGGCAGGCAACTGTGCATCAGAGAACAAGGGCGGTTGGTGGTTTAACAGGTATGGAAAACAGTTGATTCCTCTTGGATGCATAGGGTGTGGGTGGCTGTACAGCCGAGAGCACTTGCCTGCCTTACAGCAGCTGGAGGTTGCTGTGTGCATTTGCCACCTCACACAGTCAAATCTAAGATGTTCAGACCTACAGATCCTCAAAGGAAAGCAATCTCCTTCTTTCACTATGAAGCAAAGCAGGTCAGTTgcattcattttaagaaaatgggTCATAATAAATGCACAGGGGGGAATGACCTGGAAGGAAAAGAGCTcaaataaaattcctttaagTGCTTTGGGTTATAtcccaggaaagaaaacaatggtAGCCACTGCAAGGTGAAGTGTGTATGAAGGACATTTCTCTGTTGTGGAGCATGTCTAGGGGGTGAGTTACCCCTTGTTAGTCCTGATGGTATGTTTGCTAGTTGGGCATACCTCACACATCAACAGATAGGGGCTCAGGTTCACCAGCCCTGGACACACTGCTCTCAGGTTTTTTCAGCTTTAGTGCAGAATGAGCCCCTTCTTTGACCAGGCCCTCATCACATACAAACTGAAATCACTAGAGCTACAAGAATGTACATCAATAGTGGGATTTACCTTGATTAAAAGACATCTGCATTTTTAGGTGCCAATACGTAGCCGCCTACACTTGAGCTGCAGCCTACTAAGTGGCACTACACCGCTCTGTTTAGGCAACTGAACTGAGTCCCTAGTTAATACACTTGGAGGAGTCAACAGGTTGAATTATCTGACCAGCATAGGTGTCTACGTTAGGATGACCCACATACTTCTCTGGGTTCCACTAAATGCATTAACCAGATTCCCACAGGCTAATGCAGGACTTTAGATAACCAGTTCAGTACAGACAGATACATCTAGGTGTCTGAATTTGTCAGTGAATCCCGCCCTGGTATTTCTAAATGTATGATGTGTGAAAACTGTACTTCACTGTAATGATGCAATATCTTCCCACACTAAAcctaatttcccttttttccctttcctacaTTGTTACAAGGTGCCACGCCGTAAACCTCAATGGAAGATACTACAGAACAGGGAAGTACAATGGATCCCATGACAATGGCGTGGTTTGGTCTACATGGCATGGGATGTGGTACTCGCTAAAATACTCGGCCATGAAAATCAGGGCTCCGTTCTTTGTTGACAGCGAGAGTGGAGATGGTGAGAACGGTCAGGGCAGCTGAAACctgctgctttggaaagaaaaaagtacaggCTGAAAAGAATTGTGTAAATTAATAGCcagccctctgctgctgccaatTGACAAACCTGCACTGTGATAACTGGAGTTGCACCTGTTTGTATGAGCTGAAGCTAATGCTGCAAGTTATTTGAGCACAGCCAGCCAAcaatttaatggaaaacataTGGATCTTAGTCATGGAAGagtcacagttttctttttcagtgattttcagGACTTCATTGCTAAGCGTTTTTGAAAAGCATTCTGGACCTTGAATGATCAAGAATGTTCTTTTAGCTATTTGTACTCTTCAAGATCTTTCTCATCTTGATTTTAACTGTCCGCAGCTCAGTTACCAGAACTtaagaacagaaacaacaaGTTGATGGGGAATTGGAATTAATCTGGTGTCTCTTCGCTAGTGCTTTGATCTGAATCAGCAGAgtttttttaagcagctctCCCTATGGTTCCCAATTGCCACACTTCAGTTGCAAAATGCTTCTGGAGTGTGTGAAACCGAACCAGTGGATGCACATGCTCCAGTTGCTAACGTGCATCCAGGCTAAGGCTATGTCAGAGTAAACCCCCACAACGTGGACAGTGTGGACACTGGGTTTCCTTGCCAACAGCTTCCCACTGCAGATACGCTTCTATAGCACACCGTGATACATTAAAGCAGACAGAGACAGCGCTGCCAACCAGGCTTAAGCCCCAGGTGAAAATTAGGCAGATTTTACTACATTTAAGACAAGCACAAATATTCTTAGGAGTTCATATAATGCAGTCATGATTCATTTGTACATTCTCGTGGAGTGAGGGGAATCAGTAAGTGGAAAGTGGTTGAACTGTAAGGCACACTGACTTCATTGTCTCATTGGAGTGAAAGAAAGAGCAACACAAATGACTGACAGAAGTGGaatactgaaaatttattttccacaagTTTTTAATAACAActattaaaaatgaacagtaaTATTAGCTTGATGTAAATCATTTAACTACCATGTTGCAGAATgagccttttttaaaaaaaataatatttacaatCATGTATTAAACTGGtagttattttccatttacttgCTTTCAGATCCATACATATTGTAATTTGTATTATATATCCATAAAGGGTGAAATAAAACCATCTGAGTAGGATTTAACACTTTGTATTTGGTTTTCAACAGTACAAACTTGAACAGAAATTTGGATGAAAATCTTGGTAAAGCTCATAATGTGAGAAATGCATTCTTTTGGCATTGACTCTAGTGCTTTTGCACCTGCTGTTCTGGATAGTTGAGTGGGTCTGCAAGGTAAGTTTAATTTCCATGGCTCAAGCTGTCCTGGACAAATGCAGAAACATGTGCAGGTTCAGTGTGAAACTTGGTTTGGTTCCTCTGCTTTGTCAAGAGGTAAACCCTGCTCTCACTTCTTCCTAAACATCCCAGTGACTGCAAAGGTGAACACTGGAGCACAATGGGCCAGCGCTCCAGGGAACCATGCTCCTGAAGCCTGTGCCCTGGCAaggctgcactgctgctctcttCCCAAGCATTGGCATGTACCCACATGGAACGAAACTTGCACTAT
Proteins encoded:
- the LOC119143581 gene encoding fibrinogen-like protein 1, which gives rise to MSAMMRLLLLLLLVSFGSPAPRFSEKDICLLDNNKLRKRLNQLQDLLYLYELQLKDILENTYHRTKSGLFSGNRSVQHEMLLPTTSGNLIVYDQDCSAVYNRQKAKTGYYRIRPRADREPFLAYCDMSDGGGWTVIQRRSNGKENFNRKWDDYKLGFGKFQGKNDEYWLGNDHIHDLLARGECSLKIDLMDWQGERRYAVYENFQLANEQDNYRLWFGTYSGNAGDALSGGSNFEDQWSASHRGMQFTTSDKDHDRFLAGNCASENKGGWWFNRCHAVNLNGRYYRTGKYNGSHDNGVVWSTWHGMWYSLKYSAMKIRAPFFVDSESGDGENGQGS